A section of the Leptidea sinapis chromosome 26, ilLepSina1.1, whole genome shotgun sequence genome encodes:
- the LOC126972568 gene encoding 39S ribosomal protein L9, mitochondrial, giving the protein MLSIRSLFCKTSFIEPNIIIAQQTRNTFILKRKWPPPLHKKGGKPDKMKSRHFVYELVEDTNVKKQQDMKVILSQFVDGVGNVGDVVSLRPNTAYRKFLLPGLAVYATPENLEKYKSDENKPKVEKSYSSPYVPRTIGCLSRLVLQISMSKTTPWKLEPWHIRTSFRKVGFVVPEETITMPPQEIQGPDLSLQEKEFYVTVKINNREDVNVRCRIYHWATTALEKLPWVAFHWKKPLEPLFPEQAEILEKLPLPE; this is encoded by the exons atgTTAAGTATTCGTTCTCTTTTCTGTAAAACTAGTTTTATCGaacctaatattataattgcacAACAAACGCGG AATACTTTTATACTCAAGAGAAAATGGCCACCACCATTGCACAAGAAAGGTGGAAAACCTGATAAAATGAAGTCAAGGCATTTTGTGTACGAGCTGGTAGAAGATACAAATGTTAAAAAGCAACAAGACATGAAAGTAATTCTAAGTCAATTTGTGGATG GAGTTGGTAATGTTGGTGATGTGGTAAGCTTAAGGCCAAATACTGCATACAGAAAATTTCTTTTACCAGGCTTAGCAGTGTATGCTACCCCTGAGAACCtggaaaaatataaatcagATGAAAATAAACCTAAAGTTGAAAAGAGTTATAGCTCTCCTTATGTGCCAAGA ACAATAGGCTGCCTGTCACGACTAGTACTACAAATATCTATGAGCAAAACGACCCCTTGGAAACTGGAACCATGGCATATTAGAACATCTTTTCGTAAAGTCGGCTTTGTAGTACCAGAAGAGACGATCACAATGCCCCCGCAAGAGATACAGGGTCCAGATCTATCATTACAAGAAAAAGAGTTTTATGTCACTGTAAAG ATAAATAACAGGGAAGATGTAAATGTGAGATGTCGTATATATCACTGGGCCACCACTGCGTTAGAGAAATTACCCTGGGTTGCATTTCATTGGAAGAAACCATTGGAACCGCTATTTCCAGAACAAGCTGAAATTTTAGAAAAGTTACCCTTGCCTGAATAG